The window tattaaaaatacaatatcaattttatttgatttaaaaattatttaacaatcgaTAATTAAtagatttgtatttattttattttttagtatgcaaAAAATGGAAAAGTATCCTTGATGTTTCTTGGTTTATagtcaaaaaacttgaattaatttattggcGATATGATGAGTATCCAAGTTGTTTGGCTAAATATCCAACAAGCGATGGAGGATTCTGTCTTATAAAGTCACTGCTTAATAAATGTGGTCGTTATTTAACAACATTAGACTTGACAGCTTATGATAATTGTAAGATAGTGCCAGTTATCAATGAATTGTGTCCAAACCTTGTAACACTTCGCTTGAGATTCACCAACATGGACCAAGCAATATTAGCCAATACATTCACACGTCTATCCAAACTAAAATcgttaacaattatatttcaaaatataaagacTTTTCAGTTGTTATCCGTTGTTGCTTTAATGAATTCATTGAAGAACGTTGCTAATACATTGACTGATTTAAGTCTTTTGAGATGGACTGATGAAATAATCCCCACCACTGATTTTACAAAAGTAATAAATGATGTAAGTTacaactttatatttattacgaaataaaaatgagaatgtatattctttttattttttacatctttacaatatatatatatataatttcttttgcAGGTGATTCGTGACTTGACGGCTCTGAAAAGTTTGGAAGTTTCTGGTATAGGAATTGCTTCAGATTTATACTCTTATCTGAAAGACAATGGAATTTTCTATACTAACCACACTTTACATTTTGTAAAAACTCTTCCTGTATCAGATCCATTCATAAATAtcaagaaattgaaaatgCTGGAATGCAGCATAACAGATAATGAATTGTATACTATTGCCAATTCTTTCAAgcacttattattattgcagATAAATAGTCGCCAAGGAACCGATAATGGTGTAGTAGCACTTtcaaagatgaataatttacaatatgtaCTTATTGACGGCTTGACTAATATCACTGATTCTTCAGTCAAACTGCTGAA is drawn from Aphidius gifuensis isolate YNYX2018 linkage group LG3, ASM1490517v1, whole genome shotgun sequence and contains these coding sequences:
- the LOC122853172 gene encoding uncharacterized protein LOC122853172, coding for MDQAILANTFTRLSKLKSLTIIFQNIKTFQLLSVVALMNSLKNVANTLTDLSLLRWTDEIIPTTDFTKVINDVIRDLTALKSLEVSGIGIASDLYSYLKDNGIFYTNHTLHFVKTLPVSDPFINIKKLKMLECSITDNELYTIANSFKHLLLLQINSRQGTDNGVVALSKMNNLQYVLIDGLTNITDSSVKLLKNLITLGLPCSNKVTDDSVLTVLENSPNMNALAVYGVNVTAKLVKKAAAILEKREKRLVLYVLYMPDLQQYESPYLELRFYQKLNGKTMIHIGTSAYAKAQIS